tagttgattgtttacttaaTAACTTAGCTCTTGCAAAATTGACCAAGCTGCAGCTGCGGCGACTCTCCAACCAAATCCCCGAGCCGAACACTATAAATCGGGGGCGAGAATAATGCTCCTTCGCGGCGGCACTCCGTACAGATTCAAGCCGACTCCTCCCAGTCCCAGCAGCAAGCTCGATCGACCTCAGCTTGTAGCCTTTTAGTACACTTTAGTCCGCGCACGGCGGCCACCATGCTCAACCTGTACCCGAGGCTCCAGCTccaggcgagctccgccgccgacgAGATCGAGAGCAACGACGCCGATGCCGACGGCTACAGCGCCTTGTACGGCTACGGCGTCGCCGCCATGTGCGTGACCATCTTCGTGTTCTGCGCGCTCGTCTCCACCGTCAGCGTCTGGAAGGCGCTCGCCTTCGCCGCGCTGGCCGCGGTgctgctcggcgccgccggctgctTCGCGCCCAGGGGGTGGTTCTTCCGCCGCCGGAGGGGCGCGGCTGAGCTGGTCGTCGTCACGGTCACGGCGCGGCCGGGCCACCCGTGCGCTCAGGCGGActgcggcgcgccgccggcgttcgCGTTCCGGTGCCCGctcgaggcggcgggcggcgccggcgggggtgaggcggcggcgagctccgtggTGTGCTCGGTGTGCCTGGAGgacgtgcgcggcggcgagatggTGCGGCAGGTGCCGGCATGCAGGCACGTCTTCCACGCGGGGTGCATCGACATGTGGCTGCGCTCGCACCGCACGTGCCCGATGTGCCGCTGCGTGGTCTCGCCGCCGGAGAAGGTGGCAGCTGTGGCCGAGGAGGCTCCGGAGCCGTCCGAAGATCATGAGTTGCCGCCGGTGTAACTAGCTAATGTAGTAATGTGCCACATGTACGTGTGCCGTGCGTGAGACTATGAATGCGATTGTGCGTGTGCAAGGTTACTGTACAATTTTACATTAATTAGCTCACACTTGACACAGTGATATAGTTGTACGTTCTTTATTTTCATTtacatcctttctttgtaaataaaTGCGTGATATCTTGGACATACATACACATCAGCTCGATATCTAATATAATTATATAACCActattttttaaattaaaattaTACCTAAAATAATATATCATGCTTTTTTTCTAGAAACGAAattactttttttttaagaCAAAGGAACAATACAAAATGTTTTTCCCTTAAAAATGTCCAAAAGTTGGGAAGTACGATTGCTCGTTCTAAGCCACTACACATTTTGCATCGTCTCCTACAATTCTATTGGCTAATGAAATGCACAACATAAATTGTTCACTATGATTTGGTGGGAGGGTTTTACCTCTCCTGGTGCGACAATGCCAACGAATGGAGGCCAGGCAACGAAGACAACGTATGGGGGTATTGTCGCTCGCCGTGGCGATCAATAACCAAGGTGAGGGTGGTGAAAAATTTAGGGAAAAGCTAAAGCACACCCGAGTGTTTCTGTCCGTCTCAGCACTCGATTTTGTGACCGTCTGATCGCTGGTTTTGTTTGCTATTGTCTGTCCGATCCATCCAGCTGTCCGCTGATCTATTGTGTATTTTATTTTTGGCGATAAGCTGGTCCCACATGACAGCATCTCCACCCAACACATCACGTTCATTCTGAAGTCGTCGTTTCATTTCTCCTTCCTCCGGCTCGACCGCTCGAGAGCTTTTCTGCTTTAGGGGATCGATTGCTTCCTAGGTTATTTGGGGCCCTGATTGAATGGTGATCCCCCGTCCTTGGAGGGGCAGTCAACTGAATCGACTTTTTATAGTATTCTATCTATATAAGGTTGGTATATCTAATTAGTAGGAATGCTTGCCGATGTTTATGTTCGTGAGTCAATTTGATAGGGGTGCCTGCTTCTGTAGCTCACacttttttcttcttattccggggAACATTTGTAGTTTCTTGCCTAATATTTTAATGAGATTTTACTATGCACCTTTCCGTATGAGTCTGTTCACTTTGATAGTCATTTTATATCCATAGTCTTGCAGATAGGCAGTGTGCTCAATCCTATTATATGATTACATTTCCAATTGGTGTTAGTTTGTTAGCATGATACATGTGTTATCATATTTTCACTATTTCCTACAGTTTTGCAAGTCTTGCATTGTCTTAGCCTTCCTGAGATTGGGTAAGATCATAAATCCCTTGCATATCAGAAGGCTTCCTGCAATAGTATGCTTAGCAAATTTTGTGTAGCACGAATTCTATTCAGTTTTTTCATTATTGTTACAAAGTATGCTAATCTGACTCATACAATGCATTGATATGACTAGTCACTATAGTTATGCAACTAGTAGCTGAATCTGATACTTCTATTGAACAAGAGAGATTCATTGAAACTTTACATACTCCCTTCTGTGCAATCCTCCCTATTTTTACTAATTATTAATTTCTAGCTAATTTATATACTCATTTCCATGAGTTTTCAGCTAGCTGTTTAATTATGCAAGCAAATTTTTCGACAAGTTTTTATGTGACTATAATTTTATAGTCTAAAATGGGATTCTGGTTCCAGAGAATAGTAAGTACATGGATAAAGGTCTTATCTGACTAATTGCTATTGTTACATCATTAATTACACTATCATTTCAATGTAGTTGTGGTGTAAATAATTACCCCACATAGGTTTGAATCCTTTTAAAATTTGAACTTCTAAATTTACAGTTGGCACTTACTATTTTTACACCATCAGTTACATTGTCATTTCAGTGTAATCTAGGTGTAAATCATTACCCCCTTAGGTTTGAATccttttaaaatttgaatttctaaATTTACAGTTAGCACTTACTATTTCTACACCATTAATTACACTGTCATCTAAGTGTAATCAAGGTGTTAATCATTTTCCCTTTTATgtatttgaatttcaaaatggTCCTGCcattttattttgaattttgaatcattttattTCCTAACTAATTGTCTGGTTCCTTTTATGCAGAGCGGATTTAATGTTTTTGTTGTGAACTGATATCTGAGGTTAGCACGCATCTGATCTATTCGATTTGCTTGATCCTCTCTAGAGTTCTTCAGTTTCCCCTTTcttctcttattttcttttgtttttgcttGTGGATTTGGATAATTTCATTGAGAATTGTTGGTTGCTAGCATCCATCTGATTTGATTTGCTTGATCATTTTGTTCATCAGACCGCACCATTTCACAAACCTCTATCTCAGCGTTGTAGTTTGAATTGTTCATCCTGTTTTGTGCTTTTGTCCATGTCAATGGGAGCAACAACTCACTCTTTTTAGCggctcatttttcttttttgcaatcTCATGCATTCAAGATTGACTGTTCAATAGCTATTGGCTACTCATTACCTTGGATTAGTTTATTCACTTGTGCTTAttcattttatataatttttgcaTTACTAATACGAGAATATGAAGATCTTATATCTATCTTTTTGATGTATGGAAATATAAGTAGTATAATCCATATGTATAtctgaaaatttcaaatcttacactatgaaatgcagttAGTTATTATATAGATGTTTACAGTTCTATTTTTGTACTTACAGTTGGATCATATAAAAGTTATAGTGACTTGAGGACTGTAATTCCTATATAATGGTGGTGTAACATGTTCATATATTTGCAAGGGCTATGAGATCCCCTCTGGTTTAATATTAGGGACAATTTCATTTGTTAACTTTGTTATAGTAAAAGTACTAGCTGTACATCTACTTCCCATTTGGATCAGCCTAGTTTTTTTCGTACTATGAATTCAAAAGCTCGATGTCTCCATTTGTTGGATTTTAGTAAGGCCCctagaaatttaaatatttgGAATCTGTAGAAATATTTCTAAAAACTTTGATCTGTTTGCTCCTAAAAATTCCAAGGTCACTCTACATGGTCATTTTTTGTCCCTACTGGATCACTCTACATGGGCTTATTGGTGTTAGGCCACTTGTTTTGCCTTCTGGATCACTCTATATGGCCTTTTTGTCTTTGGTTCTTCAGATGGGAGATAGGTACCTGTAGACCTATCAGAACATTTTACCACTTCGAAGGCATATGCTTATGTCAAAGTATATGGTTCTCCTAAAAACtgtataaaattattttttgttgGCCCATGATTAGTTGCTATTTTCATATCTGTGTTGTTTCACTAAGTACCCAAACTATTTTTGGCAATTGACTGAAGCTAGAAACAATGTTACCATTATATTTGCAAATTTGTCATATGCATTTTATGGATTTTGAACTTTCAATCAAGCCAAACTATGTATACTTTGACTGGCCACAGAAATAATCTTCTTTCATCTGTACATTCATGATTCACTTAGGACCCAAGTTATGTTTATGATTATGAATATGTATATTTGCCATTTGCATATGTGGGGTTTTACTCATTAGATAAACTATGTTATTTGACTAACCATAGAAATATTTTGAGTGTTTGagttttttatttgatatttgcaTTTTTTGAGCTTCAATTAAGACCcaatctatttttttagaggtCATAGAAATAATATGAATTTTGTTCATTGCATTTGTTTGGATTGACTTAGGATCCAAATTCAGTGTTTTGATCCAAGTGAAAGTGTGAAACTTTTATCCATCGAGCCAGCCTCCTGCTATGAAGGCTTGTCAGGACATGCTAGTTGATAGTGTACCTACTGGTACAGTGTCCTTGTGGTGCTGCACTTTGTGAATATATATGAAATCTAGTGTCAGCGGATACTTGTTGTGTTGCATTGTTTGTAATCTAGTGCTGTGAGGTTGAACAAGCTCATGGCTATCCGATCATGTTCTGTGAAACATGAGTATAGCTATCGTATATGCTTCTCTGTCAATGTGATTTGTGTTTGATTaaatttgagaatatatatttGTCTAATTGGATGTCTGAGATGTGAAATATAAAATCTGAAATTGTCACAACTACAATACAATTGGCAAGAGGAGCAGCTGCGCCTGTACCATTAGTATGGTGGTTCTAAAATCGGGTGCTAGCTTCCCGAGAAACACTCGATTTGTAATATGAGTGCATTGATGTGTCAAGGCAAACCAAAATGCTCGGGTGTTTAATCCTTCCAAAACACCCAAGTTACAGATAGACAGATCCAAAATTTAAGGGAAAATCCATTTTACACCTTTCAACTATTATAAAAATTTGATTTTCAACTTTtaactataaaaccggataaCCAAGatcatccaactatcaaaaacAGACAACTTTGGTCCTTAGGTGGTTTCAGAGCtgaatattcaaatttaaataaaaaactataagtaattcattttaaataagaaaaaatatgaaagtagtaccaaaatttttctaaaaatgtggGACCCTACTTCTTAGTTATTTggatccaaattttttttcatattccTAGTATTTGTTTGCTTGCAGTcatgcctattattttttaataaataggAGTGAAATAGATAAACAATAAATgcgttacatttttagaaaaaaatttggtaCCCGTATCATATTGTTGTGATTAAAAATGAATTAATTTTGTTTTATTCTAGGTCTAACTAgaattttctaattttttaaataaataaaaaacaacCTTTCAAGCCATCTTAAGTGCTAAATTTGTCCGGCTTTGATAGTCCAATGACCCTCGTTATTTGATTTTGtaattgaaggttgaaaatcaaatTTTTTCGATAGTTTGAGAGTATAAACtggttttttttcaaaatttattgGGCAGCGTCATGATGTATAGATCCAACGGCGGTGGCAGCACCGGAAATATATGTGCAAAGGAGCATGTTACTGTGAGGTTTGTAGTAGTATTCAGCTGACCAGATTCCACTGCTGACTGCACATGCCGCCGTACTCCTACAGACCTACACTGCACGGCAACGCGTCGCCGTCGAACATTCTCCGTCGCTCTCAATGCCGTCAACAAAATCATTTACCATCCCACGGCACGACCTCCATCGTTCTCCATGATAAAAATTAGCAGACGCCGGGCGCCTGAAACTTGACCGTCGGAGTTGACGTCTCCCGTCAAACCACCACCGTATTtctctgccccgccgccggcgctctccACATGagaacgccgtcgccgcgcgcgctGATCCGCGGCTCCGGCGACGCCTATTAATTTCTTCCCGCCGCGCACCAGCAGGCAGCACAGCAAGCGTGAACAAGCGAGTGCACATCGAGTCTCCTCGACGGAGCAAGCTTCTTTTCAGTGATCATCATTCATGCCGACCCTGCTCTCCGCGAGGTCACGCCCCAcccgcggcgtcgtcgtcggcgaaggcgacggcgacggcggcggcgcgggacccGGGAGCCGAGTGTGCTACGGCATCGCGGCCTGCGCGGTGGCGCTGCTCCTCTTCTgcgccctcgccgcctccgTCAGCGTCTGGATGGCGTTCGCGTTCGGCGGCCTCGTCCTGGCCgccttcgccgtcgccggctgCCTCGCGCCGGGGGGAGCGCGCATCGGCCCGAGCGCCGAGAGCGAGGTCGCGGCCGAGGCCGTGGACGCAGCGGGagccgcggcgcgggcgcggcgccggTTCGGGATGCCCAAGGCCGCGCTCGACGCGCTGCCGACGTTCGCCTACACGCCTCAAGGCGCCGCCGATCGGGGCGGCGACCTCGAgtccggggcggcggccggcggcgagcagtgcCCGGTGTGCCTGGAGGACGTCGAggccggcgaggtggtgcgGCGGCTGCCGGCGTGCAAGCACCTCTTCCACGTGGGGTGCATCGACATGTGGCTGCAGTCTCACCGGACGTGCCCGGTGTGCCGGTGCAACCTCTTGCGATCGCAGCGGCAAGTTGCTGCAGTAAAagctgccgccgcggcgggggcggcggctgaAGAGGAACAGCCGGCTGACGATGCCTAGCCACCGGTGTAGACAACGACTTCTTTCAGCGCGTGCATATCAGCCCTTATTTTAGGCTTAGATTAGAGGTGAGGTGACATGTAAGCACATAGATATTGTATGTACTCTCGTTGAAAAACATAATTATTGCCGGTAGTTAGGTTTGAAGTAGAATTGTATatatttcttcattttgttaaaaaatataaatat
This window of the Panicum virgatum strain AP13 chromosome 1K, P.virgatum_v5, whole genome shotgun sequence genome carries:
- the LOC120652978 gene encoding E3 ubiquitin-protein ligase ATL41-like, whose product is MLNLYPRLQLQASSAADEIESNDADADGYSALYGYGVAAMCVTIFVFCALVSTVSVWKALAFAALAAVLLGAAGCFAPRGWFFRRRRGAAELVVVTVTARPGHPCAQADCGAPPAFAFRCPLEAAGGAGGGEAAASSVVCSVCLEDVRGGEMVRQVPACRHVFHAGCIDMWLRSHRTCPMCRCVVSPPEKVAAVAEEAPEPSEDHELPPV
- the LOC120651527 gene encoding E3 ubiquitin-protein ligase Os03g0188200-like; this translates as MPTLLSARSRPTRGVVVGEGDGDGGGAGPGSRVCYGIAACAVALLLFCALAASVSVWMAFAFGGLVLAAFAVAGCLAPGGARIGPSAESEVAAEAVDAAGAAARARRRFGMPKAALDALPTFAYTPQGAADRGGDLESGAAAGGEQCPVCLEDVEAGEVVRRLPACKHLFHVGCIDMWLQSHRTCPVCRCNLLRSQRQVAAVKAAAAAGAAAEEEQPADDA